A DNA window from Ictalurus punctatus breed USDA103 chromosome 11, Coco_2.0, whole genome shotgun sequence contains the following coding sequences:
- the os9 gene encoding protein OS-9 — protein MAASLVRFLRGLYVLFLICVLSAAAFLNLEELNEMKYGIQILPDPVIRGQMEDVMLVSNKYKQLYECRLPPQAMRFHQDPVPESDPQGYSGPAIPELLKPMHTAPCLTKTKDWWTYEFCYGQHIRQYHLEDSEIKGDVLYLGFFESEFDWTNETAKATKQHKLKRYHSQSYVNGSKCDLNGSPRESEVRFVCEEGSSDYISRVDEPQSCHYVLTVHTSRTCQHPLLHPPSSAKPQGIVCQPALSAQQYMDYVKAQVSDTKRKVEQISEELRTLDQILSKDESAEETGSDVMDEESVPPTDTSAVESEVEDAVDEEEEESENEEVVDKDFWDGVTKPQGTETQTPELQDSDGAPENEPDDNDIFGEGKFNFKIMTDPVDLMKFVQHLRDSNRKNKKAQVRNGRSQASSQEEEEEEEEEEQGEGRKKKEEEEEGDEDEQLLKEFEEEMADLSVPASKIVQIKEEMQKEFDNIIEEAQQELENEGLKGEFDRSQATQTLENTLGKLLDRLEDKTEQDAESHTDTNTDTHMHKNTHGPSERETGGARGDPSLVPKTPEHELGGDEQVKIRVTKYKVGGDDAAGGGEGGVRVRELGESDPQWQHIHHLVKEQLERAGIKAEGKIEVKILTRKSAEEAGDQWLSEEDTKSFRELLINLLTGGTEEVYKEQKRQQELENNYRFVWGEKQDESQSAGTGESDELDF, from the exons ATGGCGGCTTCCTTGGTCCGGTTTTTGAGAGggttgtatgttttatttttaatatgtgtTCTTTCTGCCGCGGCCTTTTTGAATTTGGAGgagttaaatgaaatgaaatatgggATTCAGATTCTTCCGGACCCCGTGATCAGAGGGCAG ATGGAAGATGTGATGTTGGTGTCTAATAAATATAAGCAGCTGTACGAGTGCCGGTTGCCTCCGCAGGCAATGAGGTTCCACCAGGATCCGGTTCCTGAGTCGGACCCTCAGGGTTACAGTGGCCCGGCCATCCCCGAGCTCCTCAAGCCCATGCACACTGCTCCCTGCCTCACCAAG ACTAAAGACTGGTGGACGTATGAGTTCTGCTATGGACAGCACATCAGACAGTATCACCTAGAAG attcaGAGATTAAAGGTGATGTGCTGTATCTGGGTTTTTTTGAGTCTGAGTTTGACTGGACCAATGAAACTGCTAAG GCTACTAAACAGCACAAGCTGAAGCGGTATCACAGTCAGTCATACGTCAACGGCTCCAAGTGCGACCTGAACGGAAGCCCACGAGAGTCTGAAGTCAGG tttgtgtGTGAAGAGGGTTCGAGTGATTATATCTCCCGTGTGGACGAGCCTCAGTCGTGTCACTACGTCCTGACGGTTCACACGTCCCGCACGTGTCAGCACCCGCTGCTGCACCCCCCCTCCTCCGCCAAGCCGCAGGGCATCGTGTGTCAGCCTGCACTCAGCGCTCAGCAGTACATGGACTACGTTAAAGCACAAGTCT CTGACACGAAGCGGAAAGTGGAGCAGATCTCAGAAGAGCTCAGGACGCTTGATCAGATTCTGTCCAAAGATGAAAGTGcagaggaaacaggaagtgatgtaatGGATGAGGAGTCTGTACCGCCCACTGATACGTCTGCTGTAGAGTCTGAGGTCGAAG ACGCAgtagatgaggaggaggaggagtcagAGAACGAGGAGGTGGTGGATAAAGATTTCTGGGACGGAGTCACCAAACCACAGGGGACAGAAACGCAAACACCTGAGCTACAG GATTCTGACGGAGCTCCGGAGAACGAACCCGACGATAATGACA TATTTGGAGAAGGGAAGTTTAACTTTAAGATCATGACGGATCCTGTAGACCTGATGAAGTTCGTGCAGCACCTCAGAGACAGTAACAGAAAG AACAAAAAAGCTCAGGTGAGAAACGGGAGAAGCCAGGCTTCCtcacaggaggaggaggaggaggaggaggaggaggagcagggggaggggaggaagaaaaaggaagaggaggaggagggagatgaagatgaACAGCTGCTGAAGGAGTTTGAAGAGGAGATGGCTGACCTCTCGGTTCCTGCATCCAAAATCGTCCAGATTAAAGAGGAGATGCAGAAAGAGTTTGACAACATCATAGAGGAG gCGCAGCAGGAGTTGGAGAACGAGGGTCTGAAAGGAGAGTTTGATCGCTCTCAGGCCACTCAGACTTTAGAGAACACTCTGGGTAAACTGCTGGATCGTCTGGAGGATAAAACCGAACAGGACGCTgaatcacacacagacacaaacactgacacacacatgcacaaaaacacacacggtCCATCCGAGAGGGAGACAGGAGGTGCCAGAGGTGACCCCAGCCTCGTCCCCAAGACTCCAG AGCATGAGCTCGGTGGAGATGAGCAGGTAAAGATAAGGGTGACTAAGTATAAGGTGGGTGGAGACGATGCGGCTGGTGGAGGTGAGGGGGGTGTGAGGGTGCGGGAGCTGGGCGAGAGCGACCCCCAGTGGCAGCACATTCACCACCTGGTCAAAGAGCAGCTCGAGAGAGCCGGCATCAAGGCCGAAG GAAAGATAGAGGTGAAGATTTTGACCCGTAAATCAGCGGAGGAGGCGGGAGACCAGTGGCTGAGTGAAGAAGATACCAAATCGTTTAGAGAACTCCTCATCAACCTGCTG acggGAGGAACAGAGGAAGTATATAAAGAGCAGAAGCGACAGCAGGAGCTGGAGAACAATTACAGGTTTGTTTGGGGAGAGAAACAGGACGAGAGTCAGTCGGCGGGAACTGGAGAATCAGACGAACTCGATTTCTGA